One part of the Flavobacterium johnsoniae UW101 genome encodes these proteins:
- a CDS encoding non-ribosomal peptide synthetase: protein MNHINDKIAKDYWYKKNNRIVYTKEGFSENTSVDFTIVDAGRLSYFYKVTGENTDAEFTVLIALYNLLLQRYIVDGNVSFLKSFLDSQIGLLSYEFQPIGKKTVKEFIQETKQEIQEVYKHAPYYKTEKEKANVEYIPFQFNYGTENKLNESFSELSCRIEKLENRDLKITLHYSSKFAENNLALHLLKNFGRLLEELEANINLSAVKISLVSNEEEKNLLYNLNSQKTDYNRALTLVEIVENQVYKTPNDIAVICKEKSLTYGELNKLANQLSNYLIQQGVSEGDFVGVKLERSEKLLVSILAVLKAGATYVPLDVNYPAERIAYIETDSNCKLVITGAVYDDFLESQEKYNIENISLNRKSDDTAYIIYTSGTTGNPKGVMITHQNAVALIHWAQEEFNPENFEIVYAATSHCFDLSIYEMFYPLSVGKRIKILNNALEIGPELTKDKNILLNTVPSSIRNILAEGFSLENVSIINLAGEPFPVDIAKKLLQTNAEIRNLYGPSEDTTYSTCYKLSSAKNYQTIPIGKAISNTQAYILDEELQLVPMGTIGKLYLSGDGIANGYLNKPELTAAKFIENPFAEGHKMYDTGDLVKWMPDGNLAFLGRKDHQIKLRGYRIELEEIENVISSFSENIGQAVVAVRKNNGEDFLAAYFTEIENVSKTDLRAYLEKQLPAYMIPSYFTAVEKIPLTPNGKINKDALSEITDAFIVKNEYEAPSDAVENELVEIWEQTLGISPIGVNDHFFELGGHSLMISQIINAIYKNLNKSVPYKVFYTNPTIKDLRKSLKDQEYLPIPLTPYSESYPLTHSQNRLWMLSQLEGGNEAYQISGAVVLKGQLNAYNFCNAFDHVITHHEVLRTIFKKNEEGTVKQYIIPDNEFHFAIENKDFSTSTSPYEEIQSYIGEKNKESYNLAEAPLFKASLLKTAADNFVFYLSIHHLISDGWSLKVLTAQVLEYYTILESGNVIPSPEHKIQFKDYAAWTQDEQNKKNYQLAQEYWLKQFEETVPVLQLPGYNGRPAVKTYAGNQYRHTFSKELFTELKNLSKGYQVTLFTALMAGVKTLLSRYASQNDIVIGTPIAGREHPDLEHQIGLYINTLAVRTLLNPKETFSALLQREGKQLLEAYEHQNYPFDALVEQLKLSRDTSRSPLFDIMVVLQNQHQVSNFIDKKSSEITIEDFEISSEVSAFDIVFTFTEKETLELEILYNTDIYTAEYIERLSAHLENLLQQVVKKPQVLLEEIELVSEDEKVILLNEFNDTDFVFDTDKTVIDHFLQQVRKTPQKTAVIVDDQTLTYAELDEMSNKLANYLIENYQLGKGNFAAVKLERGLYLIISLLGILKTGAAYVPVDINYPENRIKDILDDVSPKAIIDDAFWNDFDSNESSALQPKTLPKGTDLAYVIYTSGSTGKPKGVMIAHQSLVNLCFWHKKAYNVDENSRGTLFSGVAFDASVWEIYPYLISGAVLYPIQKDEIRLQIPELVSFLVKNEITHSYLPSKICQDLMAETNLKLPALILTGGERLNYAVDTSLQVFNNYGPTENTVVTTYYDCKKALNEKVSIGKPVANTQVYILSENLKLQPVGVIGELCISGIGLSKGYLNQPELTKEKFIQNPFEPEEKLYKTGDLARWLPDGNLEYVGRKDNQVKIRGNRVELGEIEYVIREFDSAISNAVVLVKEVKNEPFIIAYYTTGKSVDKKELRKYLKDKLADYMIPAYYVELETLQLNANGKVDLSKLPAISESDIVKKEYIAPANQTEEKIAVIWQELLGHQKIGAGDDFFELGGHSLLLTKLLNEYQRVFKIAVNLKTLYTNSSLKSHAALLINSKEEIAVIEKLSYQEFYDLSPSQVRYWLLYKINGKSKEFNIYSTFNLPENLNTAVFEQAFNILLERHEILRSLFAEEAGMPKQKIIQNLAVRIPVFESETEIKLHVFEYEFDLELDLLFRAAVLKKGAGYSLYFNMHHSIGDGWSMGIISRDLMEIYNALLEGRIAQLPELTIQYKDYAQWQNNVLQSQEIKIQENYWKEQFAGTLPYLQLPSDYISKLKKAETSSSYTLFISDEKKKKIEELSRKNGASVFAVFAAVLKVLLYRLTSEEDIILGIPTANRNHYQLKNLAGCFINTLMLRDTINSNFSFETWLAKVNETLINALTHQNYPFEKVLELIDIPQDDNRFPLSPVFLNMVDFDAGSLDTITAFTSTHEVLNTAPKFDFECYIKSFENGYSINCVYDHELFKKETIQYWINAYLSIIDQVIENDKKALFEIKIFEDFIYQENDLKPVNDFGFFEASEIQQSIAQRFEKQVELFPDREAVASKNTVLTYKKLNNCANHLAQQIIEKASTETKRVALLLNHNETSVIGMLGVLKAGYAYVPIDANSPLSRIQYIIEDSGCDQLVCNEVTVEKANQLKKELPQLSITKLSENYNLPEILNPKQSSSPLAEAYVLYTSGSTGMPKGVLQIQKNVLHFIRVYTNNVHIAIQDNLSVFSTYTFDASVKDIYGAILNGAKVSIYDIVENGLDSLSEWLLAENITIIHMVPTIYRNFLKGLKKDEAVPTVRLVDLGGESCHKSDLELFKEHFLEGAFLVNDYGPTESTIVAQKFLSHESELTRNNMPLGKSVEETKVFLLDENNKPKGIYQTGEIVFKSDYLSLGYLNRQELTDKVFTTDPLTGNGRVYKSGDIGMMLPSGEIEFLQRKDSQVKINGLRIELSEIEYQLEQIEFINEAVVLLKELQENSYITAYVRSEEILDVTKIKLLLGKILPKYMIPAIYISMENFPLTRTGKIERKALPDPVISDLKTVPYEAPANDVESRLVHIWAEVLKLDPAVIGTNDNFFELGGNSLQAVVLINKINKIYNTVFSITNLYETLTIKGLAVLLNFYLIQKNEFDMVLQEEDQDEIIL, encoded by the coding sequence ATGAACCACATCAATGACAAAATAGCAAAAGATTACTGGTACAAAAAAAACAATAGAATTGTGTATACAAAAGAAGGTTTTTCTGAAAACACTTCTGTTGATTTTACCATTGTCGATGCCGGCAGACTCTCTTATTTCTATAAAGTAACAGGAGAAAATACAGATGCAGAATTTACAGTTTTAATTGCACTTTATAATTTACTGCTGCAAAGATATATTGTCGATGGGAATGTATCGTTTTTGAAGTCCTTTTTAGATTCTCAAATAGGATTGTTGAGTTATGAGTTTCAGCCAATTGGTAAAAAAACGGTAAAAGAATTTATACAAGAAACCAAGCAGGAAATTCAGGAAGTGTACAAACATGCTCCTTATTATAAAACTGAGAAAGAAAAAGCGAATGTCGAATATATTCCTTTTCAGTTTAATTACGGAACAGAAAATAAACTGAATGAATCGTTTAGTGAATTGTCATGTCGCATTGAAAAGCTTGAGAATAGAGATTTAAAAATCACTTTACATTATTCTTCAAAATTTGCCGAAAATAATCTAGCACTGCATCTTTTAAAGAATTTTGGAAGATTGCTGGAAGAATTAGAAGCAAATATCAATCTTTCGGCCGTGAAGATTTCTTTGGTATCTAATGAAGAAGAAAAAAACTTACTTTATAATCTAAACTCTCAAAAAACAGATTATAATCGTGCTTTAACTCTCGTAGAAATTGTAGAAAATCAGGTATATAAAACACCTAATGATATTGCAGTTATCTGTAAAGAGAAATCCCTTACTTATGGTGAATTAAATAAACTTGCCAACCAGCTTTCTAACTATCTGATACAACAAGGAGTATCTGAAGGTGATTTTGTTGGAGTTAAATTGGAAAGAAGCGAAAAATTGCTTGTGTCTATATTAGCAGTTTTAAAAGCTGGGGCGACTTATGTACCTCTGGATGTTAATTATCCTGCAGAAAGAATCGCATACATTGAAACTGACAGCAATTGCAAATTGGTTATTACGGGTGCTGTATACGATGATTTTCTGGAAAGCCAGGAAAAATATAATATAGAAAATATCTCATTGAACAGAAAATCAGATGATACGGCATATATTATTTATACTTCAGGAACTACAGGAAATCCAAAAGGTGTAATGATAACGCATCAAAATGCTGTTGCTTTAATTCATTGGGCACAAGAAGAATTTAATCCGGAAAATTTTGAAATTGTATACGCAGCTACATCACATTGTTTTGATCTTTCGATATACGAAATGTTTTACCCATTATCTGTTGGAAAAAGAATCAAAATATTAAATAACGCCCTGGAGATTGGACCAGAATTGACAAAAGATAAAAACATCTTATTGAATACAGTTCCGTCAAGTATCCGAAATATTTTAGCTGAAGGATTTTCTCTTGAAAATGTAAGCATTATTAATCTTGCCGGAGAACCGTTTCCGGTTGATATAGCCAAAAAGTTATTGCAGACCAATGCCGAAATTAGAAATCTGTACGGCCCGTCTGAAGATACAACTTACAGTACCTGCTATAAATTATCTTCAGCAAAAAACTATCAGACTATACCAATTGGTAAAGCCATTTCGAATACTCAGGCTTATATTTTAGATGAAGAACTGCAATTAGTGCCTATGGGTACAATTGGAAAATTATACCTTTCAGGAGATGGAATTGCAAATGGTTATCTCAATAAACCAGAATTGACTGCAGCAAAGTTTATAGAAAACCCTTTTGCTGAAGGGCACAAAATGTATGATACAGGCGATTTAGTAAAATGGATGCCTGATGGAAATCTGGCTTTTCTTGGCAGAAAAGACCATCAGATAAAACTTCGCGGTTATCGTATTGAACTTGAAGAAATAGAAAATGTAATTTCTTCCTTTTCTGAAAATATTGGACAGGCAGTTGTTGCAGTAAGAAAAAATAATGGTGAAGATTTTTTAGCTGCCTATTTTACAGAAATTGAAAATGTAAGTAAAACAGATTTAAGAGCTTATTTAGAAAAGCAGCTTCCGGCTTACATGATTCCATCTTATTTTACAGCGGTAGAAAAAATTCCATTAACTCCAAACGGCAAGATAAACAAAGATGCCCTTTCTGAAATTACGGATGCTTTCATTGTTAAAAACGAGTATGAAGCTCCTTCGGATGCTGTTGAAAACGAATTAGTTGAGATTTGGGAGCAGACTCTCGGAATTTCTCCAATTGGTGTAAATGATCATTTTTTTGAATTGGGAGGTCATAGTTTAATGATTTCTCAGATTATAAATGCGATTTACAAGAACCTTAATAAAAGCGTTCCATACAAAGTTTTTTATACCAATCCTACAATCAAAGATTTAAGAAAGTCATTGAAGGATCAGGAATATTTACCAATCCCTTTAACACCTTATTCTGAATCGTACCCATTAACACATTCCCAAAACAGGTTATGGATGTTAAGCCAATTAGAAGGCGGAAACGAAGCCTATCAAATATCCGGAGCTGTAGTTTTGAAAGGACAATTAAATGCTTATAATTTTTGTAATGCATTCGATCATGTAATTACGCATCACGAAGTTCTTAGAACGATTTTTAAGAAAAATGAAGAAGGAACTGTAAAACAATATATTATTCCTGATAATGAATTTCATTTTGCAATAGAAAATAAAGATTTTTCTACTTCTACATCTCCGTATGAAGAGATACAAAGTTATATAGGAGAAAAAAATAAAGAAAGTTATAATCTGGCAGAAGCACCTTTATTTAAAGCCTCTTTATTAAAGACTGCTGCTGATAATTTTGTGTTCTATTTGTCGATTCACCACCTTATAAGCGATGGATGGTCATTAAAAGTCCTAACTGCACAAGTTTTAGAATATTATACCATTTTAGAATCTGGAAATGTTATTCCATCTCCTGAACATAAAATTCAGTTTAAGGATTATGCTGCCTGGACGCAGGATGAACAAAATAAGAAAAACTACCAGCTGGCACAAGAATATTGGTTAAAGCAGTTTGAAGAAACTGTGCCTGTACTTCAGTTACCGGGATATAACGGTCGTCCTGCTGTAAAAACCTATGCAGGAAACCAATACCGTCATACATTTTCGAAAGAATTGTTTACTGAATTAAAAAATCTTTCTAAAGGGTATCAGGTAACTTTATTTACAGCATTAATGGCAGGTGTAAAAACTTTATTATCAAGATATGCCAGCCAGAATGATATTGTTATTGGAACTCCAATAGCCGGAAGGGAGCATCCGGATTTAGAACATCAAATAGGTTTATATATCAATACACTTGCTGTAAGAACTTTATTGAACCCAAAAGAAACATTTTCTGCATTACTTCAAAGAGAAGGTAAACAGCTTTTAGAAGCCTATGAACATCAGAATTATCCTTTTGATGCTTTGGTAGAACAATTAAAACTATCGAGAGATACCTCAAGATCTCCTTTGTTCGATATTATGGTCGTTTTGCAAAATCAGCATCAGGTATCTAATTTTATAGATAAAAAATCTTCAGAGATAACTATCGAAGATTTTGAAATTAGCAGTGAAGTTTCTGCTTTTGATATCGTCTTTACTTTTACAGAAAAAGAAACACTGGAACTTGAAATTCTCTATAATACAGATATTTATACTGCTGAATATATTGAGAGACTATCTGCGCATTTAGAAAATCTGCTGCAGCAAGTTGTTAAAAAACCTCAAGTGCTTTTAGAAGAAATAGAATTAGTATCTGAAGACGAAAAAGTAATCTTACTGAATGAATTTAACGATACAGATTTTGTTTTTGATACAGATAAAACTGTTATTGATCATTTCTTACAGCAAGTTCGAAAAACACCTCAAAAAACAGCTGTTATTGTTGATGATCAAACTTTGACCTATGCTGAATTGGATGAAATGTCTAATAAACTGGCCAATTATCTTATTGAAAATTATCAGCTTGGAAAAGGAAATTTTGCAGCAGTTAAGCTGGAAAGAGGTTTATATTTGATCATATCTTTATTAGGAATTTTAAAAACTGGTGCTGCTTATGTTCCTGTTGACATAAACTATCCGGAAAACAGGATAAAAGATATTCTTGACGACGTTTCCCCAAAAGCAATAATAGACGACGCATTTTGGAATGATTTTGATTCTAATGAAAGCTCTGCTTTACAGCCTAAAACACTGCCAAAAGGCACAGACCTGGCTTATGTAATTTACACTTCTGGATCTACAGGAAAACCAAAAGGAGTGATGATTGCACATCAGAGTTTGGTAAACTTATGTTTTTGGCATAAAAAGGCATATAATGTCGATGAAAACAGCAGAGGTACTTTATTTTCTGGAGTTGCATTCGATGCTTCTGTTTGGGAAATATATCCTTATCTAATATCAGGTGCGGTTTTATATCCAATTCAAAAAGACGAAATACGTCTTCAAATACCTGAATTAGTTTCGTTTTTGGTAAAAAACGAAATAACGCACAGTTACCTTCCTTCAAAAATCTGTCAGGATCTAATGGCTGAAACTAATTTGAAACTGCCAGCTTTAATTCTTACCGGAGGTGAACGTTTAAATTATGCAGTAGATACTTCTCTACAGGTATTTAATAATTATGGACCAACAGAAAATACTGTTGTAACAACTTATTATGATTGTAAAAAAGCTCTGAATGAAAAGGTATCTATAGGAAAACCTGTTGCCAATACACAGGTTTATATTTTATCTGAAAATTTAAAATTACAGCCAGTTGGTGTAATTGGAGAATTGTGTATTTCTGGAATTGGACTTTCAAAAGGATATTTGAACCAGCCGGAATTAACCAAAGAAAAGTTCATTCAAAATCCATTTGAACCTGAAGAAAAATTATATAAAACAGGAGATTTAGCCAGATGGCTTCCAGACGGAAATCTTGAATATGTAGGAAGAAAAGACAACCAGGTTAAAATTAGAGGAAACAGAGTTGAATTAGGAGAAATTGAATATGTTATCAGAGAGTTTGATTCAGCGATTTCCAATGCTGTGGTTTTGGTAAAAGAAGTAAAGAATGAACCGTTTATAATTGCTTATTACACTACAGGAAAATCTGTTGATAAAAAAGAACTTAGAAAATATTTAAAAGATAAGCTGGCTGATTATATGATTCCTGCTTATTATGTAGAACTTGAAACGCTGCAGCTGAATGCAAATGGAAAAGTAGATCTTTCTAAACTGCCTGCCATATCAGAATCAGATATTGTTAAGAAAGAATATATAGCACCTGCCAATCAAACAGAAGAAAAAATTGCCGTAATCTGGCAGGAACTTTTAGGACATCAAAAAATTGGTGCTGGAGATGATTTCTTTGAACTTGGAGGGCACAGTTTATTATTAACTAAGTTATTAAACGAATACCAGAGAGTATTTAAAATTGCAGTCAATCTAAAAACTCTTTATACAAATTCAAGTCTTAAAAGCCATGCAGCGCTTTTGATAAATTCAAAAGAAGAAATCGCTGTTATTGAAAAATTATCGTATCAGGAATTTTATGATTTATCTCCTTCGCAGGTTAGATATTGGTTATTGTATAAAATAAACGGAAAATCAAAAGAGTTTAATATCTACAGTACGTTCAATCTACCGGAAAATCTAAATACGGCTGTTTTTGAACAGGCATTTAATATTCTTTTAGAACGACACGAAATTTTAAGAAGCTTATTTGCTGAAGAAGCCGGAATGCCAAAACAAAAAATAATACAAAATCTGGCGGTGCGAATTCCTGTTTTTGAGTCAGAAACAGAGATTAAACTGCATGTATTCGAGTACGAATTTGATCTTGAATTAGATTTATTGTTTAGAGCAGCGGTCTTAAAAAAAGGTGCAGGTTACAGTTTATATTTTAATATGCATCATAGTATTGGCGACGGCTGGTCTATGGGAATTATTTCCAGAGATTTAATGGAAATATATAACGCTTTACTAGAAGGAAGAATAGCTCAGCTTCCGGAACTAACCATACAATACAAGGATTATGCACAATGGCAGAATAATGTATTGCAGTCACAAGAAATCAAAATCCAGGAAAATTATTGGAAAGAACAATTTGCAGGAACGCTGCCGTATCTGCAATTACCATCAGATTATATTTCAAAGCTGAAAAAAGCAGAAACATCATCTTCATACACCCTATTTATTTCTGATGAAAAGAAGAAGAAAATAGAAGAGTTATCAAGAAAAAACGGTGCCAGTGTATTCGCAGTATTTGCTGCCGTTTTAAAAGTGTTATTGTACCGTTTAACTTCAGAAGAAGATATCATTCTTGGAATCCCAACAGCAAACAGAAATCATTATCAATTAAAGAATCTGGCAGGGTGTTTTATCAATACACTTATGCTTCGTGATACAATAAACAGTAATTTTTCTTTTGAAACCTGGCTGGCAAAAGTCAACGAAACTTTGATTAACGCTCTAACACATCAAAATTATCCTTTCGAAAAGGTCTTGGAATTAATTGATATTCCTCAGGATGATAATCGTTTTCCGTTAAGTCCCGTTTTCTTAAACATGGTCGATTTTGATGCTGGATCACTGGATACTATTACAGCATTCACATCAACTCATGAAGTACTAAATACTGCTCCTAAATTTGATTTTGAATGTTATATAAAAAGTTTCGAAAATGGTTACAGTATTAACTGTGTGTACGATCATGAACTGTTTAAAAAAGAAACTATTCAATATTGGATAAATGCCTATTTGTCTATTATAGATCAGGTTATAGAAAATGATAAAAAAGCATTGTTTGAAATTAAAATTTTTGAAGACTTTATTTATCAGGAAAACGATCTCAAACCGGTTAATGATTTTGGATTTTTTGAAGCAAGCGAAATACAGCAGAGTATAGCACAACGATTTGAAAAACAAGTAGAATTGTTTCCAGACCGCGAAGCCGTTGCATCAAAAAATACCGTGCTTACCTATAAAAAACTTAATAATTGCGCGAATCATTTAGCACAACAAATAATAGAAAAAGCCAGCACAGAAACTAAACGAGTTGCATTGCTTTTAAATCACAACGAAACCTCTGTAATAGGAATGCTTGGAGTGCTTAAAGCAGGCTATGCTTATGTTCCTATAGATGCAAATAGTCCGTTGAGCAGAATTCAGTATATTATTGAAGATTCTGGATGTGATCAATTAGTTTGTAATGAAGTTACTGTAGAAAAAGCAAATCAGTTAAAGAAAGAATTACCGCAATTGTCAATTACAAAGCTTTCTGAAAATTACAATCTTCCAGAAATCTTAAATCCAAAACAGAGTTCAAGCCCTTTAGCAGAAGCGTATGTTTTGTATACATCAGGATCAACAGGTATGCCAAAAGGAGTTTTACAGATCCAGAAAAATGTTCTTCACTTTATTCGTGTATATACAAACAATGTTCATATCGCGATACAGGATAATTTAAGCGTTTTTTCGACTTATACTTTCGATGCTTCTGTAAAAGATATTTATGGAGCGATTTTAAACGGAGCCAAAGTAAGTATTTATGATATTGTTGAAAACGGACTAGATTCACTTTCTGAATGGCTTTTGGCAGAAAATATTACCATTATACACATGGTGCCAACGATTTACAGGAATTTTTTAAAAGGACTGAAAAAAGATGAAGCCGTGCCAACAGTACGATTAGTCGATTTAGGAGGAGAATCATGCCATAAATCAGATTTGGAATTGTTTAAAGAACATTTCCTTGAAGGTGCATTTTTGGTTAATGATTATGGTCCAACAGAATCTACTATTGTGGCTCAAAAATTCTTGTCGCATGAATCTGAATTGACAAGAAATAATATGCCATTAGGTAAATCTGTAGAAGAAACAAAGGTTTTCTTATTAGATGAAAATAATAAACCAAAAGGTATTTATCAAACAGGGGAAATTGTTTTCAAAAGCGATTATCTGTCTCTAGGATATCTAAACCGACAGGAATTAACAGATAAGGTTTTTACAACAGATCCTTTAACCGGAAACGGCAGAGTTTATAAATCCGGCGATATAGGAATGATGCTTCCTTCGGGAGAAATTGAATTCTTACAACGAAAAGATTCTCAGGTAAAAATCAACGGATTGCGAATTGAATTATCTGAAATAGAATATCAATTAGAGCAGATTGAGTTTATAAATGAAGCAGTGGTTTTGTTGAAAGAATTACAAGAAAACAGTTATATAACAGCTTATGTTCGATCTGAAGAAATTCTGGATGTGACCAAAATAAAATTGCTTTTAGGTAAAATATTACCCAAATATATGATTCCGGCAATCTACATTTCAATGGAAAATTTCCCATTGACACGAACTGGAAAAATAGAAAGAAAAGCTTTGCCAGATCCCGTAATTTCTGATTTAAAAACGGTTCCTTATGAAGCTCCGGCAAACGATGTTGAAAGCAGACTAGTACACATTTGGGCAGAAGTCCTTAAGCTTGATCCTGCTGTAATTGGCACCAATGACAATTTCTTTGAGTTAGGAGGAAATAGTCTGCAGGCTGTGGTTTTAATTAACAAAATAAACAAAATATACAACACGGTATTTTCTATCACAAATCTATACGAGACCTTAACTATAAAAGGATTAGCAGTGCTGCTTAATTTCTATTTAATTCAGAAAAACGAATTTGATATGGTACTTCAGGAAGAAGATCAAGATGAAATTATTCTGTAA
- a CDS encoding NAD-dependent epimerase/dehydratase family protein: protein MNKKILVIGACGQIGTELTLRLRQIYGVENVIASDIVKPDNDVVNQGYFEIIDALNFDQVEYFVEKYSIDEVYLLSALLSASAEKAYAFAWDLNMNSLFHVLNLAKEKKIKKIFWPSSIAVFGNNTPREKTPQYTVMEPSTVYGISKQTGERWCEYYHKTFGVDVRSVRYPGIISWSAPPGGGTTDYAVDIFHSAIKEQKYHCFLSPETKLPMMYIDDAIDAAIDIMDAPGDLIKIRSSYNLSAMSFSPHEIANEIKKHIPEFEITYKENDFRQTIADSWPDSIDDNNARTDWNWKNKFDLQDMTSIMLEKLEETIQSQILL, encoded by the coding sequence ATGAATAAGAAAATTTTAGTTATAGGTGCATGCGGTCAGATTGGCACAGAACTTACCTTGAGATTGAGACAAATATACGGAGTTGAAAATGTTATTGCCTCTGATATTGTAAAACCTGATAATGATGTTGTTAATCAAGGATATTTTGAAATTATCGACGCTTTGAATTTTGATCAAGTCGAGTATTTTGTTGAAAAATATAGTATTGATGAAGTGTATTTATTGTCGGCTTTATTGTCGGCTTCGGCAGAAAAAGCATACGCTTTTGCATGGGATTTAAATATGAATTCGCTTTTTCATGTGCTTAATTTAGCAAAAGAGAAAAAAATAAAAAAAATATTCTGGCCTTCAAGCATAGCCGTTTTTGGAAATAATACACCACGCGAAAAAACACCTCAATATACTGTTATGGAGCCTTCTACTGTGTATGGAATCAGTAAACAAACTGGAGAAAGATGGTGCGAATATTATCATAAAACTTTTGGTGTAGATGTTCGAAGTGTAAGATATCCCGGAATCATCAGCTGGTCTGCGCCGCCGGGTGGAGGAACAACAGATTATGCAGTCGATATTTTTCATTCGGCAATAAAAGAGCAAAAATATCATTGCTTTTTATCTCCGGAAACCAAACTGCCAATGATGTATATTGATGATGCAATAGATGCGGCAATCGACATTATGGATGCACCTGGTGATTTAATAAAAATTAGATCCTCTTATAACTTGTCGGCAATGAGTTTCAGTCCTCACGAAATAGCCAATGAAATTAAAAAGCACATTCCTGAGTTTGAAATAACTTATAAAGAAAACGATTTTCGACAAACGATTGCTGACAGCTGGCCGGACAGCATTGACGACAATAATGCCAGAACAGACTGGAATTGGAAAAATAAGTTTGATCTGCAGGACATGACTTCAATAATGCTGGAAAAATTAGAAGAAACAATTCAAAGTCAAATACTTCTTTAA